The sequence AAAAGGGATATTAAATTGTTCAACGAGTGATCTGAGTGTCTCGTGGTTACCAATTACAGCAGCAATTTCAACATCAAGGCCACCATAGGTGCTTTTCATTAATAGATCACCTAAGCAGTGCGCTTCTTTAGTTACCATAATCACAATACGCCGTTGATTTGAGGTACTTAATTCTCGTTTAGAGCCTAATGGTAAAGCATCTTCGAGATCGGCTAATAATGTATGATCGTTAAAAATACCTTCAAGTTCAGTGCGCATAAAAAAACAGTTCGTATGGTGATCAACAAATTCATTATTTTGAATAATATTTAATTGATGTTTATAACAAATATTTGTGATTTTAGCGATTAACCCTTTTGCGTCAGGGCAGATGGTACGAAGAATTTTTTTTTGTGTGTTCTGTTGCATGAATGGTATTTTCCTTAAAAATTTTTGTTACAAATATCGCAAAATAGCAAACTTTAATCTTATAACGATAAAATGCGGTAATTTTGACGCTTTTAGGTCAGTTATGGCAATGTTTTTTTCAAAATTTCATTAAATTTATTTTAAAAAGTATCTTTTTATTTTTGTTACTCACATTTTTATCATTTGGAATATTGATTAATTAAAGGCAAACAGACGCTATAATAGATAGTTATCAGTTATTTATGATTAATTAATCTGAAAACTTTAACAAGGTTCATTTTTATCTTTATATTCACTTTTAATTGGGTAAATAATGTTACTTAGCAGTGACTAAATCATCCCAATGCTTTTGATAATTCATCTATTTTCTTTGCTGATATGAATTTTAGATATTGATAATAAAGTAATAAATAGTTTTTTAGTTGCTAGAGTCAGGTTGAAAAAAACATAAGATAATTTTGATTTACAATAGAGATTATTTTGATTAAAGAAAAAAGGAACAAAATTAAGAAAGTAATTTCTAATTATAATAACTGTATAAAAGTAAACAATTGATTCCAATAAGTGAAAAAATAATTATATATTTCAATACAAAAAAATATATAACTTTAAGTGTAAATCCGTAAAATATTTGTTCTATCATAAGTACTATTTTCTAAAAAGATAATATCGTCAATGGCATTTTATGTTATGTAAGGCTGGCATATGAAAGGGAAGAAAATATTAATTGTAGAAGATGAGGTGGTTTTTCGTTCTGTACTGAGAAATTACCTTAAATCATTTGATGTGATTACTTATACAGCCAGTAATGGGCAGGAGGCGTTAGATATTATTAATGCTGTTGAGCATCTTGATTTGATTCTATGTGATTTAAGTATGCCCGTGATGAGTGGTGAAACTTTAATGCATAAACTAGTGGAAATGAAGTGTAAAATTCCAGTGATTGTTATTTCAGGCACAAATCGAATCAGTGATTTAGATAGAATGCTTCGACTTGGTGTAAAAGATGCTTTATTAAAGCCGATTGTTGATTTTGATGACGTCAGAGAAACAATTATACGCAATTTGTATCCAGATATTGTAGAAACAACAACCCGTTTATCTGCTGAACTTTCTCATATTAAGCAAATGATACAACACGAAAAAAATGATATTTTGCCAGTTTTACTAGAGCTGCAGCCTAAAGTAAATCAAACATTGGCAAATTATAAAATTAATTATCGGCAACTAAAAGATATTAATAAAATTGGATTAATATTTGATTTAGCAGAACTTTCTGATAAACAAATAGGTTTTTATTGCCTTGATATTGAGTATTCAGCGGGTGATGGTGTTATGGCTGCATTATTACTTAGAGTTGCATTTAATGAATTATTGCAAACCTATCTTAATAGCCAAGCCAACAGATTATTTAATATTAGTGAAATGCTTGAGCAAATAAATACTTTATTAATAGATTTAGGTATTAAAGGACAATTTCCAATTTTGTTAGGCTATTTTCACACTGAAAGCAAAACAATTGTATTAGCTTCAGCCGGACTTAATGTAAAACTAAAAACAGAGAATAAAGAAGTCAAATTATCATCAAATATGCCATTAGGTAGCTTACAACCAATGGCTTATCAACAAATAATAGAAAAGGGTACAGATTGGCAATGTAAAGTATGGAATCATAAACATCGACTGACATTAATGTTTAATTCATTGGTAGAAATATTATAATTAGTTACTTTTCACAGGATTGTTAACCTAGGCCAATTTTCTCTAGTTCGCTATTTATTTGGTACATTTTACTGCTATACTCGCCACATAAGTTGTTGAAAATCTATTTGTCTTATTTCATTAGCATATTGTATATAAGTAACTTGGAAGAAAAAATGCAACTAAAAAAAGCGGAAAAAAAAGTGAGCAAAGCAGTTATTCCTGTCGCTGGATTGGGAACTCGTATGTTGCCTGCCACGAAAGCGATTCCTAAAGAAATGTTGCCTTTGGCGGATAAACCCCTTATTCAGTATGTCGTGAATGAATGTATATCTGCCGGTATTCATGAAATTATATTAGTCACCCATTCTTCAAAAAATTCAATAGAAAACCATTTTGATACCAGTTTTGAATTAGAAGCAATTTTGGAAAAGCGAGTCAAACGGCAATTATTAAATGATGTACAATCTATATGCCCAAGTCATGTCACAATTATGCAAACGAGGCAAGGTATCGCAAAAGGGCTTGGGCATGCCATTTTATGTGCCAAACCATTGGTAGGGGATGGACCTTTTGCTGTGGTTTTACCTGATGTAATTATCGATCAATATTCATCTGATTTGAAACAGTATAATTTGACGGCGATGCTCAAACGTTATCATGAAACGTCAGCTAGCCAAATTCTTGTTGAACCGGTACCAAAAGAATTTGTATCTAATTATGGTGTTGTGGACTGTGACGGCTATGAATTAAAACCTGGTGAAAGCAAAATTATTAAAGGTGTTGTAGAAAAACCTAAAATTGACGAGGCGCCATCTAATTTATCTATTGTTGGCCGTTATGTATTGTCAGAGAAAATTTGGGCTTTATTAGAGAAAACCCCAGCGGGTGCGGGTGATGAAATTCAATTAACCGATGCGATTGAAATGTTAATAGAAAGTGAACCCGTTGAGGCTTATCATTTACAGGGTAAGAGCCATGATTGTGGTAATAAATTGGGTTATATGAAAGCATTTGTTGAATATGGTATCCGGCACGAATCTTTCGGTGACGAATTTTTTGCTTGGATAAAAAAAATATCTTAGATTGCTAATTATCAATAAATTTGACTCAAATCAATAAAAAATCCCTATGGTTTTTATATAAAATATTGCCTGCTTGTTATTATATATTTATTTTAACAAGTCCTATTTATACATGAAATTGAAAACAGTTTTATTGATTTTGTAGCTAGAGTAACATGTTGTATAAATGGAGATATTACATACTATTTCAAATAATAATAATTTGATTTATGCAGTTCATATATCGTTTTGCAGCTTGTTAAATTTTCTTATGTAAGTAAACGATTTTTTATCAATAATATTTACACTAACACTGATCATAATTATGATAGAAAAGTATAGTAATTATATTTAATTGATTTAGCATGCATCATATTAGCTATT is a genomic window of Arsenophonus apicola containing:
- the rssB gene encoding two-component system response regulator RssB; translated protein: MKGKKILIVEDEVVFRSVLRNYLKSFDVITYTASNGQEALDIINAVEHLDLILCDLSMPVMSGETLMHKLVEMKCKIPVIVISGTNRISDLDRMLRLGVKDALLKPIVDFDDVRETIIRNLYPDIVETTTRLSAELSHIKQMIQHEKNDILPVLLELQPKVNQTLANYKINYRQLKDINKIGLIFDLAELSDKQIGFYCLDIEYSAGDGVMAALLLRVAFNELLQTYLNSQANRLFNISEMLEQINTLLIDLGIKGQFPILLGYFHTESKTIVLASAGLNVKLKTENKEVKLSSNMPLGSLQPMAYQQIIEKGTDWQCKVWNHKHRLTLMFNSLVEIL
- the galU gene encoding UTP--glucose-1-phosphate uridylyltransferase GalU produces the protein MQLKKAEKKVSKAVIPVAGLGTRMLPATKAIPKEMLPLADKPLIQYVVNECISAGIHEIILVTHSSKNSIENHFDTSFELEAILEKRVKRQLLNDVQSICPSHVTIMQTRQGIAKGLGHAILCAKPLVGDGPFAVVLPDVIIDQYSSDLKQYNLTAMLKRYHETSASQILVEPVPKEFVSNYGVVDCDGYELKPGESKIIKGVVEKPKIDEAPSNLSIVGRYVLSEKIWALLEKTPAGAGDEIQLTDAIEMLIESEPVEAYHLQGKSHDCGNKLGYMKAFVEYGIRHESFGDEFFAWIKKIS